The Chelonia mydas isolate rCheMyd1 chromosome 3, rCheMyd1.pri.v2, whole genome shotgun sequence genome includes a region encoding these proteins:
- the DYNLT2 gene encoding dynein light chain Tctex-type protein 2 isoform X2 — protein sequence MDKHARASRLLSGGKGERRLSMFEKDSHAQILKDRMRNSSHEVHGMEPVDGESFAEFGKSEIFTLKTSMAKIKYANTYKMEPYRKFQAHLVRNKAQLILTQRLQKTKYNGATSVFLCNSISEEILRAVKDMGFDRYKYVVTVLIVQKTGQAIKVSRQINLLIIFSQTELDVWGPIVPLGHTTTFRVVQICIALG from the exons ATGGACAAACACGCGAGGGCGTCGAGACTTCTCTCGGGTGGGAAGGGGGAGCGGCGTTTAAGCATGTTCGAGAAAGACAGC catgcACAGATCTTAAAAGACAGAATGAGAAATTCAAGCCATGAAGTTCACGGTATGGAACCAGTGGATGGGGAATCGTTTGCAGAGTTTGGgaaaagtgaaatatttacaTTGAAGACTAGCatggcaaaaataaaatatgccaaTACGTACAAAATGGAGCCATATAGGAAATTCCAGGCTCATTTAGTAAGAAACAAAGCTCAACTTATACTAACG CAGAGACTTCAAAAAACCAAGTATAATGGTGCGACTAGTGTCTTCTTGTGTAATTCAATCTCAGAAGAAATATTAAGAGCTGTCAAGGACATGGGCTTTGATCGCTATAAATATGTAGTAACAGTCCTAATCGTGCAAAAGACTGGTCAGGCAATAAAAGTGAGTAGACAGATTAATTTACTCATAATATTTTCACAAACTGAGTTAGATGTGTGGGGCCCTATTGTGCCTCTTGGGCATACTACCACATTCAGGGTGGTCCAGATCTGCATTGCTTTAGGGTGA